From Poecilia reticulata strain Guanapo linkage group LG3, Guppy_female_1.0+MT, whole genome shotgun sequence:
gggagcggctgtctgctgtaaaaaaatcagtgagTTCAGTGTGCAGCAGTGAGTGCCACTAATCAgccatgactgattagtttttcaagaacaatctaaaacagacttaatgagttaataaataactgtttttctccatttcatattgtttctgaactgttctgaacttgctagagcagggctgcaatatgtcgatcgcggaaggcgTTAgtacaaactgaacgccgccaggaggctgagagcagcacgtcctcctctgactccttatcaaaacgtccGTAAcgttattaaagaacaacaacaacaaaaatcaacaaaacgtgttcaaattaatgacccaacaacaataataatctcagtgattattgtttcaacaaggtgttgcgaaattctgtgcgtttcggttccattaccagtaactagcagagcaggagtttaaaattaactaatcaaccaccgctgtgttcagggagcacttattaatgatcgcaaaataaatattaagcctgaaaacctaatatcgtaacggactgagtgttgtgtttttaacataatctcgggTCGGCTGtggagcgcaggcggttgccacggcaacgggtgtgctagAACACCCTAAAAGGCAATACCTATTCTTTCTTAAATTAGGTTTGTATGCTTTACTCAAGTctcactaaattgtttattcaactcaagtaatgtgagcaatgtacatgtttggcctgagaaaagtacaagactacgttattttgagtaaactggatttgactatttttgtcaCTGGAGTGAATGCTTCAGCTCAGCGGTGCGCATGCGCAGTAAAGTGCAGGAAGCTTCCATTGGAAGAAACAGAGCTTCTTTAAAGGTGGGTTATTCGTCGTCAGTATATTTTCATGTGCCATGTGTGCCTTTACTACTCGCATATAtggttacaggttaatttttctttgaaaagatgaCGCAWAAAAGTCTTTGcaggctaatatgctaatgttagcattggctcatgggtccaacattagctaaaactgccacgCCTTTTACTTGagagcctttaatgtttttgtccgTTGTTGTGGAAACAAAACTTACCAAGCACAGTTcaggtaaaatcactcaatcaggtttatttatgaattatgcACAATACAGAGAGATTGTAGGACAATCTGGATGAAAATctctgccaggcagagacaacACATGAGTCTTTTACACGCATTAATTTCTAAACTCTTAAACATCCTTAGGAGTCAAACAACTAAGAATGATCATAATTAAGGATTATGAAAAAAGTTGAAGTACTTGATACTTGGTAGAGTGAAGTTTTGCTGCTCACTCTGTTGCTCTgttgtttcagatttaaagtcatGATCTAGATGGACATTACAGACAGGTCGTCCTTCACAGTGGTTGATGTGGATTCATGTTGTTCCTTCCTTCTCGCCCCTCTCCCCCACTCGGTCTCGGCGTTGCTGCAGCCAAATCCTCCCCCGTCTCTTTCCTCTGGCTTCTTGTCAGTCCAACTGGTTCTGGTGTTGGATCTTTGGGTTGTCCAGATAGTCCCTCAGGAAATGTCCATGTTGTCCACAGATGAAACAAGCGTCAACAGTTCAGAGTCGTCTTCYCTCACAGCTSTGAagcatgtttagcttttcttcctctACGCTGATACTGGACAGCAGACCAGCGGAGGTTGTTAAAGCTCAGTCTCACACAGTTTTCAGTCCAAATGCCCAACAGSAGACTGACAGTTGTCCCCTGGAGGTGATGGAGgtcttttctgtcttcttgATCCTCCAGATCTTCTCAATCATTTTCATCGGCTGGTTTTGTAGGAGGGACATCATCTGGTCCATGGGAGGACAGACGGGAGGAGTTGAGGTCAGAGGTACCGCGCGAGgctcagacagagaaagaaaaaaagcaaatagaaatcAATTAGGGTtcgttttgtcattttccttgttgttttctatacgtatatatttatgaatcttattttaaccttttacaTGATCATatagttttagtcatttattataCATCCAGTATTATGGCTCTTTTTTGTGGAACAATTTGTCAGAGAAACTTGAGGGCTAATTGTTCGTACAGCCCTAGTGTGAggatctgtttttctgtgtatttagttttgaggtttttctgtgtctggATCTGTTTTCCCCTGTGAGCCTCTGTGCCRTCTTGATTGTTCCCAGATATGTCTAGTCTCCCTAAttaccctctgtgtatttaagcCTACCTGTTGTCCTGGCTCTGCCTCTTAATCCTCTAAGAAGGGCATTTATTTCCAATAAAGGTCTTTAGGATTCCAAAAAGGTTTGGTTCCCTCAATTTAGAAAAYTCAAGGAATCACCTGCCTTATTTACCTTCCCTATGACTCATGTTAATCAGaatgctggatttggggtggaaccctccatgcatggtcAGTACTTTCCGAGTGTCTTAACATTGGTAgtcttcatctcctcctttgGCCAGCTGATTATTCCTGCAGGGTCACTGATTACTGGTAAGGCGCTGTTTATCAcacggatcttgttcttgctatagagtagcggttctcaacgtgggcggtaccgccccccagggggcgttcagaggacggcagggggcgctggcggacatttttacaaaaggggggcgctgggatgcctttggggggcgtttagtcgaaggtaaactttacagaaatagctaaaaaatgtatataaaaagttaaaatgtaataaaggtGAGTGTGTCTCATCTATACAGTCTAGTAGAACAATTTTACACATTGAGATTTTGAAGgtactgaagaaaacatttaatgttaaaattatgtaaattattgaacatgactaaacattttaatagaggACAGTGTGTCTCGTGTAACAGCATGAATGAccacttttttgtatcagttggtcacaagacaAGGTATTTATTTGCATGAGTATTCGGAAACTGACAGTACCGATGTGAAACTCCTGAGGTCggtaacacaatgaaaacaccggTGTTCtgaatagtttgttttggtctgtggagACCAAAAATGGCGGCGAGCGACGTAAACGTTATACGCTGTGACGTCAGCTCTatagcagtgtttctcaacctttttcgggccagcgcccccctagccctaatccaggtccctcaccgccccccaccaaagaatttgtaagctactttgcactgacaattattttattaatgttactatcattattgtagatgtttagaatcggcgcaccgattatgttttcccgtacacttcagcgccccttacgctccttcacctcgcgcacataacggggtaaatgtagcgagttttgccctaaatgtatcggcgtctggaggaggggggttgggggggaggcgagcgtatgtttctacgctccttcgtcTGGGGGCGCCGATGtagtttcacatcatgtgttgatttttcactgttcagcgtcggattctgtttttatgccataattcacatctagtttgtcgctccgttttatgtcccgcttctccagttccagagttttgcgcaatgtgcgagtcgtttttttgtttgtttgttttttaactccctaaggtgcagggcggtcgggaaacatcgatggtgaaaaggcagactgacataaaccttttaaaacaacggaaacaatttcgatgttctgattattgaaatttaaaagttctgtggtaccgttgttccatcaaacccgtttcatgtcggaccccttacagcaccggtgttaacgctataaaatgaacgctctctatcgtggtatcacccatggagggatttatttatttaaatgggttaatttttcagagggatacaaagtgagggcatcgtgattctagtaattacatgtttataagagcgattttcggttgtccttccatggaagcgggcagccttcaaacggacaaaaaaaaaacactttttaatataaattgctgctttgacatgatcacagaactgccaaaacacatgtagcctacataaataccagacaaagtgaatcacagcagcgtcatcagccggtgaaacgctgaactgatgcggagcggagccatgaagctacaaacactaaatagaagaagagctgccatcgttgcagccaagcatgatttaatgttgcacaatacagttttaccaagttgctcaaagtctaaactggtattgttgtggatttaaggtgtaaagtttaccttcgactaaacgccccccaaaggcatcccagcgccccccttttgtaaaaatgtccgccagcgccccctgccgtcctctgaacgccccctgggcggcggtaccgcccacgttgagaaccgctactctataGCAAGAACAAGATCAGTGCAATAAACAGCTCTACgccttaccagtaatcagaGATCCTGCTGGAATAACTAGTTGGCCAAAGGAGGAGATAAACACCACGGATGTTAAGACTCTGAAactactaaccatgcatggagggYTCCACCCYAAATCCAGCATTCTGACTAAACMCGAGCCACAAGGAAGGTAAATAAGGCAGGTGATTTCttgagttttctaaattgaGGGAACCAAACCTTTTTGGAATCCTTTACTGtggcaatttaaaataaaacctattgGGCGtatgtacagtaaaaaaaaaagaggagcgGCATGtaaatggaaacaagttgtctcGTTTTGATGTTTTGACAGTTAATTGATTATAAATTGATAAGTATGAAAGGGGCAGGACATTATAAGATATTacatcttctacctgctccttttcaaacagaaaatataaaatttgMATGTCACTTGGgcataataatttgttttacctcTTATTTCTGTAGTCTGtttcattctattttatttaatttttttctttcttgattgtcttttctgtctgttagaaataaaaataaatgcataaataaataattagctGGCCAAAGGAGGAGATGAACACCACGGATGTTAAGACTCAgaagctactaaccatgcatggagggtcccaccccaaatccagcNNNNNNNNNNNNNNNNNNNNNNNNNNNNNNNNNNNNNNNNNNNNNNNNNNNNNNNNNNNNNNNNNNNNNNNNNNNNNNNNNNNNNNNNNNNNNNNNNNNNNNNNNNNNNNNNNNNNNNNNNNNNNNNNNNNNNNNNNNNNNNNNNNNNNNNNNNNNNNNNNNNNNNNNNNNNNNNNNNNNNNNNNNNNNNNNNNNNNNNNNNNNNNNNNNNNNNNNNNNNNNNNNNNNNNNNNNNNNNNNNNNNNNNNNNNNNNNNNNNNNNNNNNNNNNNNNNNNNNNNNNNNNNNNNNNNNNNNNNNNNNNNNNNNNNNNNNNNNNNNNNNNNNNNNNNNNNNNNNNNNNNNNNNNNNNNNNNNNNNNNNNNNNNNNNNNNNNNNNNNNNNNNNNNNNNNNNNNNNNNNNNNNNNNNNNNNNNNNNNNNNNNNNNNNNNNNNNNNNNNNNNNNNNNNNNNNNNNNNNNNNNNNNNNNNNNNNNNNNNNNNNNNNNNNNNNNNNNNNNNNNNNNNNNNNNNNNNNNNNNNNNNNNNNNNNNNNNNNNNNNNNNNNNNNNNNNNNNNNNNNNNNNNNNNNNNNNNNNNNNNNNNNNNNNNNNNNNNNNNNNNNNNNNNNNNNNNNNNNNNNNNNNNNNNNNNNNNNNNNNNNNNNNNNNNNNNNNNNNNNNNNNNNNNNNNNNNNNNNNNNNNNNNNNNNNNNNNNNNNNNNNNNNNNNNNNNNNNNNNNNNNNNNNNNNNNNNNNNNNNNNNNNNNNNNNNNNNNNNNNNNNNNNNNNNNNNNNNNNNNNNNNNNNNNNNNNNNNNNNNNNNNNNNNNNNNNNNNNNNNNNNNNNNNNNNNNNNNNNNNNNNNNNNNNNNNNNNNNNNNNNNNNNNNNNNNNNNNNNNNNNNNNNNNNNNNNNNNNNNNNNNNNNNNNNNNNNNNNNNNNNNNNNNNNNNNNNNNNNNNNNNNNNNNNNNNNNNNNNNNNNNNNNNNNNNNNNNNNNNNNNNNNNNNNNNNNNNNNNNNNNNNNNNNNNNNNNNNNNNNNNNNNNNNNNNNNNNNNNNNNNNNNNNNNNNNNNNNNNNNNNNNNNNNNNNNNNNNNNNNNNNNNNNNNNNNNNNNNNNNNNNNNNNNNNNNNNNNNNNNNNNNNNNNNNNNNNNNNNNNNNNNNNNNNNNNNNNNNNNNNNNNNNNNNNNNNNNNNNNNNNNNNNNNNNNNNNNNNNNNNNNNNNNNNNNNNNNNNNNNNNNNNNNNNNNNNNNNNNNNNNNNNNNNNNNNNNNNNNNNNNNNNNNNNNNNNNNNNNNNNNNNNNNNNNNNNNNNNNNNNNNNNNNNNNNNNNNNNNNNNNNNNNNNNNNNNNNNNNNNNNNNNNNNNNNNNNNNNNNNNNNNNNNNNNNNNNNNNNNNNNNNNNNNNNNNNNNNNNNNNNNNNNNNNNNNNNNNNNNNNNNNNNNNNNNNNNNNNNNNNNNNNNNNNNNNNNNNNNNNNNNNNNNNNNNNNNNNNNNNNNNNNNNNNNNNNNNNNNNNNNNNNNNNNNNNNNNNNNNNNNNNNNNNNNNNNNNNNNNNNNNNNNNNNNNNNNNNNNNNNNNNNNNNNNNNNNNNNNNNNNNNNNNNNNNNNNNNNNNNNNNNNNNNNNNNNNNNNNNNNNNNNNNNNNNNNNNNNNNNNNNNNNNNNNNNNNNNNNNNNNNNNNNNNNNNNNNNNNNNNNNNNNNNNNNNNNNNNNNNcaagatattttacaacaaagatgattacttcagatcaacacaaagtgctgcataactgtaaagtgtaaggaaaattatttgaaaactttctacctttctgataacattttaaaacttagaaatCTGACTTGTTATCAAATTTCTGGGTCTCGTCAGAGAACTTAGGAACAGGAAATTTAACAAGGCAAGTGATATCAGATCTGAACCTGTCCGAACAATATCAGATGATACATAGGGTGCTCacagaaaggaacattttaagtctgcttttaaagcaggtgtttctgttttttaatagaattcCTTTAACTCAAGAATTAAAGCCAGTTCTAGGAGTTTAAGATAAATGgtgttttttctaatttctgccTTTGCAATGATTCTGCTTAAACATCTCTTTYtgtaaatatttctgtctttgttctgtaGCCTATACTTGGTATCACAAAACATTATGCAATATCAAGATCGAATAATGGTAATATTAGCCTAAATGCAGCCAGTGGCATGTGGGCtataactagcatgttgtcttagGTTTGTTGTCTTCGTTTTGTATTCACCTTGTGTATgcaatatgacaataaagttttaACTACTACTAACTACTACTAACTACTACTActacattgacttcctccattcagtgtgctaaacatggttaataaataaacaaaatagctaaaaagcttattttaggaaaaagcCTACTTTTAATGTGGGCAATAgttacattagaaatgtttgtgctctgcttttggatttttacttttcctaaagtaaaaacctgaagttcacttcgtggcacttggttaccagtaaacacactcatctcttagcaacagataagcaacaaaaattattattgttcaaaaaacataaaaacttcgtggcacttggttaccagtaaacacactcatctcttagcaacagattagcaacaaaaattgttattgttcaaaaaacaggatttcttctgctctctctcagatgtttactttatgaaacttggttaccagaaaacgcgatcatctcttagcaacagattaacaacgtagcaacaaaaatttgtattgataaaaaatataatgtttcttccactcttttgaaataccacttattttacactaacaagaattgtgcagttggtgaattttgcagaaaagtttttttttttttttcatttatggcaaatattttaaacacattcaacacaaaggaaaaatctcgatttatacttcgtggcagttcgctACCAAAAAACCCCgcttatctcttaaaaccaaattaataacaagtagtttataaaacaaaagctctttcgAAATAACGCTTACCTGAGAAATACAGctttagctttattttgtagcaatacaagagctacccagcttataggctatatacattttattttattttattttatttttttcatagtacccccaagaatttaaaactactttcacccctggtgatATGCAGATGAACAGTGGTACAACCTTACATCTTTGACCCTGAAGCACAGCCAGAagcacaataattcagcacaagacattgttttttttccgcAAATggaaacttatttatttatttttaatattcgCGAGGTTGTAAGAGGAGCGCTTCtctcaatgtaaaaaaaaaagtacaaatacaaataaaaaactcagACAATACCGGTAATGTGCAGGTGTCTggcatgttttcaaaaacactgACTATCACTGAAGCCAATCACTTCCAGTTTATTACCTAAATGTGAAGATGtgtcgttgttgttgttgttttttttctttcttttttgcccCCTGTTTCTAAAAGCAGAGATTTCCATATGGtagtacagaaacaaaaagaaaagtgattaaaaataaatattacattgacTTGAGTTTGAGATCTCGGATTATGTTCGGTTGTCTCTATTGATATttgttgatgatttttttttaaaaattattattattatttttaactaaactACGCAAGTGTTCTACTGTTCTATACAGTGTACGCTACTGGGTGGGTAGTGGAGAGATCCTGGCGTTAATGAGCTACTTCAAGACACAAACTGTAATAATAATAGCTTTTTACTTGCGATGCGATTTCTCTGCTATGACGGAAAACAGCTGTGACGAGGCTGTTTGTGTCTCGGAGCAGCAGCCACACCCTCCTCcgcgtcctcctcctcttttccctCGGtgtgcagaagcagcagcagcagcaggaggaggaggaccagAGGCAGCATGATGCGATACATCCTTACTCTTTTGGCGCTGCCAGCAGTCTGCAATGGCATCCTGCCTGAGATCGTAGAGTCAGGAATCAATCACATCGTGGAGGGACCGTCGGAGCTGGACCGCATATTTGTGCAGCAACCGCAGGAGGATCCGCTGCAAAAGCCTGAGGATGCGTTTCCCCAGGTAGGCAAGCTGGTTGCATCTCTCAGTCAGCATCTTACTGTCTGCATGACACGGCCTTATTTTTGTGCTGCTCCAAGTGTGCTGTCACTTAGTTGGTAAAACGGttggaaatgaaaatataagAATAAGAATGCAAACTTGAGTTATCTATAGCTTGTGAAATTGTcgtaacatttctttttcaaaagacTTTCTGTATCTTTCTCCGTCTAGACAAACAGCAGTGTCAGCCCTCATCACAGTGACCTTCCTCAGAGTCATCCCAATGAGACTGATAAGGTGGCTAATGAGGAATCTGTGCACTCCTCAGCAGAACAGGTAGATCAGCTTCGAAGTGGTAAACAAAACTCAGACACCGTTTACCTTCTAAATAAAACTTGTCAACTTTGCCCAGGGGACAAACAGCATCACTGCCACACCTTTCCCAGTCAGTGACCTGGATAACAGTATCGACCATGTGAGCCTTTTCTCATTCACTCTGCAGATTCAAAAGCTGTTGTTGGATTTCCCAGCAGTATAAATGTTGCATGACGTTTGGCACACTCTGACTCATCATTTTTGTCTGCGGTGCCATAAACCAACTGAGTACaagcatttcttcttctttttttttttttagccatacAAGCATGCCAGTCCTTTGGATTAAAACATGAACTGTTTCATGGAGTCATTGTTATTGTTGGGGGGGGAAATCCTGCTGTGatctgaaagtttttttgtgattCTGAACTAATTTGATCAATTTCCCAGCAGAATAAAACACGTCACTTTAATtttatattcagattttatacTCAAACCTGGCCGAGACATTTTATGAGGTGTAGACATGCTTgcaagaatatttttgatatttttatttttgttttttttgtttttccaaaccGAGTCATGGTTTGGAAAATGTAATCAGTGCTAGATTCATGTTTACAATTTAACATCTCAAATCTCCAGCCTCTTGAATGCAATGACAAATATCTTGGAGCTGCAAAAGGTCAAACATTCATCTCTTGCTCATTTCTCTCTGCAGGGATGTATGACTAACGACGACTGTGGAAAAGGAAAGTATTGCCTCTCTGACACTCATAGGTCCAAGTGTAAGCCATGTAAAGACACCGATGTGGTAAGTGGTAGAATGTCGCCTTTATTTTTGGTCCGACTTCTATAACATTTTTTGCCATCATCCCTCATCTTGCCCTTGTCATACTAAGACTGGAAATATTTAGTAATAATCTAATTCTAACTCAGTGGGGCTATCGTTTTCATCATAATCTTTCAGGATGCTGGGAGTTTCTCACACACTGCAATGCAGCTAAGACCACAAATGTAATTGGAGTGTGTCGTTTGTGAGCAATCCGACTTGTTAGCTCCACACGCAAGGACAGGCCGAGTCAAGGTTGAACAAGAGCTCATCACTTTTATCTGCTTGGAAGAAACGCTTCAATTACTTTTATCTGAGCATTTCGGTCCCGACTTGGAGATCTGGTCTCATCATTTTAGGTGCAGCAGAATAAAAAGGCAATGGGAAGAAAGCAGGCTGGCAGTCGGCCAACCACAGGTGCGGCGTGAAAGGAGAATAAATACACGGAGGACATGATCTGTATCCTGTTCAGATTGCTGCACTGTGCAGCTTCGTGTAGCTGTAACCAGAATATTGATGAGCCTGTTCTATATGAGCCGTTATAAGAGCGTGGGACGAAAAACTCCCTTCACTTTCAAACTGCACTGCAGATTTCATTcattattaattaaacaaagCCAGCAGTCGTCACGGTTCAAGAGTCATTGAAAATAATGCTGCCGTGAGGGTTCAGCTCTGGTAAAACTTTATGCACATCTCCTTATGTCTCTTTTCTGTGACTCTTTTAGGACAGCAGAGttcattatttatcatttaatcTTTGATATATGCATCAAAAATCtcaagaagaaaagcaaatgttCTCTCTCAGTCTT
This genomic window contains:
- the dkk3a gene encoding dickkopf-related protein 3a gives rise to the protein MMRYILTLLALPAVCNGILPEIVESGINHIVEGPSELDRIFVQQPQEDPLQKPEDAFPQTNSSVSPHHSDLPQSHPNETDKVANEESVHSSAEQGTNSITATPFPVSDLDNSIDHGCMTNDDCGKGKYCLSDTHRSKCKPCKDTDVSCTKDDECCGDQMCVWGQCSKNATKGEAGSTCQVQNDCQPDLCCAIHNALLFPVCSVKPIERERCFDVSNNLMELLSWDMQDNKPRQHCPCAGELQCQHLGRGSMCLKAEDSSEEDLTDSLYSEIDYIL